In the genome of Mesotoga sp. UBA6090, one region contains:
- a CDS encoding histidine triad nucleotide-binding protein yields the protein MDCIFCKIASGEIKSSFVGENDWFVAFDDINPVAPAHVLVIPREHVKSLEELTAFDDEVLKSLFDLVDEIVRSKGIKDSGFRLIVNQGSDSGQEVEHLHFHILGGRKLGRLG from the coding sequence GTGGATTGCATTTTCTGTAAAATAGCCAGTGGAGAAATCAAGAGCAGTTTTGTGGGTGAGAACGACTGGTTCGTCGCCTTTGACGACATAAATCCGGTAGCGCCTGCCCATGTTCTTGTAATTCCAAGGGAGCATGTAAAGAGTCTCGAAGAACTGACCGCTTTCGATGATGAAGTATTGAAGAGTCTATTCGACCTCGTTGACGAGATAGTCCGGTCAAAGGGTATAAAGGATAGCGGTTTCAGGCTTATCGTCAATCAAGGAAGCGATTCCGGACAGGAAGTAGAGCACCTTCACTTCCACATACTTGGAGGAAGAAAGCTGGGAAGGCTTGGATGA
- a CDS encoding class I SAM-dependent methyltransferase — protein sequence MKENFQHYYTDQTGPPQIIKAASLILKNGNSYSFKSPEGVFAFGKVDRASLLLIENCLLEGRESLLDLGCGYGAVGITLKREYPDLRLFMSDVNTRAVTFSKINARDHNVEADIRKGELYSPWEGMVFDSILSNPPIAAGKAVWQRLIIEAPKMLTENGTLQIVAYHNKGGSRLEGIMKETFGNAITTTKSGGIRVYVSRKV from the coding sequence ATGAAAGAGAATTTCCAGCACTACTACACTGATCAGACCGGGCCACCGCAGATCATTAAAGCGGCCTCACTAATACTTAAGAACGGTAACTCTTACTCATTCAAGAGTCCCGAGGGCGTTTTCGCCTTCGGTAAGGTAGACCGAGCCTCCCTGCTGCTCATAGAGAATTGCCTTCTCGAGGGACGGGAGAGCCTGCTTGATCTCGGTTGCGGCTATGGGGCTGTCGGCATTACTCTGAAGCGAGAATATCCCGATCTAAGGCTTTTTATGAGTGATGTCAACACAAGAGCCGTTACTTTCTCAAAGATCAATGCCAGAGACCACAACGTTGAAGCAGATATCCGCAAAGGCGAGCTTTACTCTCCGTGGGAGGGTATGGTGTTCGATTCGATTCTTTCCAATCCACCAATTGCCGCCGGAAAGGCAGTATGGCAGAGACTGATCATAGAGGCTCCCAAAATGCTTACTGAGAACGGGACGCTTCAGATAGTCGCCTACCATAACAAAGGCGGATCAAGGCTAGAAGGAATAATGAAAGAGACTTTCGGAAATGCTATTACGACAACAAAGTCCGGTGGTATAAGGGTCTATGTCTCCAGAAAAGTCTGA